One part of the Podarcis muralis chromosome 3, rPodMur119.hap1.1, whole genome shotgun sequence genome encodes these proteins:
- the DACT2 gene encoding dapper homolog 2 — MLLGRPAQQQRQGGWDRCRVGERLQAALAGLQELQVLREKQRALVSGALAEQPTAEGRQARSKERRLEATLSALKEQLSRLRRQDVGLKGHLDQLDQQISELKLDVGKTSIEYLDSDSRPSSGFYDLSDGGSCSLSNSCTSVFSESVSSSHASLLPSSQHPKTRLSIFDYRPKSADETTVHNQFQQQGAYISDECRIKACPDVSGTPTRSRPRPVSTGDLERLTLADAGYPKVTDPKSFPLLSPGGEIQFFCVDPKYQSDLVSKSGNEVYPYPSPLHAVALQSPLFSLAGPPSEKEAHPLPNKVAPHAVGPSLIRTLPVAESRPGGYINKLLQLTRSRGNNQADAGERCPTKSQPFTMLQRLIIIPSPGGVKINSSGSQMEKQGSSLHGNKVEGKLRRGMPEGECAKQQGTQHSANVEQAAAPAHAESPLAVNGCYSASSSARDSPLTEAGESSLERSSSSSQLGTEDSSLSPTNTNVAPTKKSHKKPVKAGGHDLVPQGGFVHAKFVPAESHQVRVRFANSKMKPVKVKRRSSEKVPRPGKQAFFVEKPRGLHHVAARLPVEWSLPQRQLRGRNLMRRPTFAGEATGRSCSESSLYPVPFRLPQVPSGPELYQANALYSLEAAYIDTTNKKKQRKWQSTVEISTKTQVASLSSGFALGPPRQAARRAGITRSVTMRARSKNRHPFRPGAYARSESDHSEYSAECASLFHSTIAETSEGEVSDYTANRFGDSESSESDSEGSSNGSSLTLDYDDEHELVWPDSSPRQPAAVPTSSKSLPPMPKLCRIKASKALKKKIRRFQPASLKVMTMV, encoded by the exons TCACGTCTGAGGAGACAAGATGTTGGGTTGAAAGGCCACCTGGATCAGCTGGACCAACAAATTAGTGAACTGAAGTTGGATGTTGGCAAGACCTCCATTGAGTATCTTGACAGTGACAGCAGACCCAGCTCAG GCTTTTATGATCTGAGTGATGGCGGCTCCTGCTCCCTGTCCAATTCCTGTACATCAGTCTTCAGTGAATCCGTCTCTTCTTCTCATGCCAGCCTCTTGCCAAGTTCCCAGCACCCCAAGACCCGTCTCAGCATCTTTGATTACCGCCCCAAATCTGCGGATGAAACCACAGTACACAACCAGTTCCAACAGCAGGGAGCCTACATCAGTGATGAATGCCGAATCAAAGCTTGCCCTGATGTTTCAGGAACTCCTACCAGGTCCAGGCCAAGGCCTGTTTCCACAG GTGACCTTGAAAGACTCACCTTGGCAGATGCAGGATACCCTAAAGTAACTGACCCCAAATCctttcctctgctttcccccGGAGGGGAAATCCAGTTCTTCTGTGTGGACCCCAAATACCAGAGTGACTTGGTCTCCAAAAGCGGCAACGAAGTGTATCCTTACCCTAGCCCTCTTCACGCTGTGGCTTTACAAAGTCCACTTTTTTCCCTGGCTGGGCCCCCGTCAGAAAAAGAGGCTCACCCCTTGCCGAACAAAGTTGCCCCTCACGCTGTTGGGCCCAGTTTGATTAGGACACTGCCCGTTGCGGAGTCCAGGCCAGGAGGTTACATCAACAAACTGCTCCAGCTGACACGCTCGAGAGGAAACAATCAGGCGGACGCCGGTGAGAGGTGTCCAACAAAGAGCCAGCCATTCACAATGCTCCAGAGGCTCATTATAATCCCCAGCCCTGGCGGAGTGAAAATTAACAGCAGTGGCAGCCAGATGGAAAAACAAGGGAGCTCGCTGCATGGTAACAAAGTGGAGGGGAAGCTGCGGAGGGGAATGCCTGAAGGGGAATGTGCCAAACAGCAGGGGactcagcacagtgcaaatgttGAGCAGGCAGCTGCCCCGGCCCATGCAGAGTCTCCGCTGGCTGTGAATGGCTGCTACTCTGCCAGTTCGTCAGCAAGGGATTCTCCTCTGACCGAAGCCGGAGAAAGCAGCCTGGAACGCAGCTCTTCTAGCTCCCAACTCGGAACGGAGGATTCTAGCCTGAGCCCCACAAACACGAATGTCGCCCCAACCAAGAAATCTCACAAGAAACCTGTCAAGGCAGGAGGCCATGACCTGGTGCCTCAGGGTGGCTTTGTTCATGCCAAGTTTGTCCCCGCAGAATCCCACCAAGTCAGGGTCAGGTTTGCCAACTCTAAAATGAAGCCTGTGAAGGTGAAGAGGAGAAGCAGTGAGAAAGTGCCGAGGCCTGGGAAGCAGGCTTTCTTTGTGGAGAAGCCAAGGGGACTCCACCATGTTGCTGCCAGGCTGCCCGTTGAGTGGAGTCTGCCTCAGAGGCAGCTGAGAGGAAGGAACCTCATGAGGAGGCCTACTTTTGCTGGGGAAGCTACAGGGAGGTCTTGTTCGGAGTCCAGCCTGTACCCTGTGCCGTTCAGACTCCCTCAAGTACCCTCTGGGCCTGAACTCTACCAGGCCAACGCCTTGTATTCTCTCGAAGCGGCCTACATAGACACCACCAACAAGAAAAAGCAGCGTAAGTGGCAGTCTACGGTGGAAATCTCGACGAAAACCCAAGTGGCCAGCCTTTCGAGCGGCTTTGCCTTGGGGCCACCAAGGCAGGCGGCGCGGAGAGCGGGGATTACGCGCTCTGTCACAATGAGGGCCCGTTCCAAGAACCGCCACCCCTTTCGCCCTGGTGCATATGCCAGAAGTGAGTCCGATCACTCTGAATACTCTGCAGAGTGTGCCTCCCTTTTCCACTCCACCATTGCGGAGACCAGTGAAGGGGAAGTCAGTGACTATACAGCCAACCGCTTTGGGGACAGCGAGTCCAGCGAAAGCGATTCAGAGGgcagcagcaatggcagcagCCTGACTCTTGACTACGACGATGAGCATGAACTGGTCTGGCCAGATTCTTCTCCCAGGCAGCCAGCAGCTGTTCCGACTTCGTCCAAGTCTCTTCCGCCAATGCCCAAACTCTGTCGCATCAAAGCTTCAAAGGCCCTCAAGAAGAAGATTAGGAGATTCCAACCGGCCTCTCTGAAAGTGATGACCATGGTTTGA